The sequence GCGAAGAGTAGTACCTTCTCCAGAACCGTTGGAGATTGTAGAGATAAAAGCTATTAAACAATTGGTAAGGGATAACAATATAACCATAGCAGCAGGTGGTGGAGGTATCCCAGTAATAAAAGAAGGGGATAAACTAAAAGGAGTGGAAGGTGTCATAGACAAAGATAGAGCCTCTGCTTTGTTAGCTATAGAATTGGACGCCGATGAGTTCATAATTCTAACCGCTGTAGAAAAAGTATTCATAAATTTTAACAAGCCCAATCAACAAGCCATATCTTCAATGACTGTAAATCAAGCAATACAATACATGAATGAGGAGCAATTTTCAAAAGGGAGTATGTTGCCAAAGATAGAGGCGTGTACAAATTTTGTTCTCAAGACTGGAAGAGCTGCTTTAATTACAGATTTAACCAAATTGGTTGATGCATTGGAAGGAAAAACGGGAACTTTCATAACAAAATAAGGGGGGATCCCCCTTTTTTGTTAACTAAACCTTTTTGTTCTCATCGCTTGACTTATTCTACTTTCTTTGTTTTTAAGGGACATTTTAGAAGCAACTGAGTTGTACAAAAGTTCCACCATAAATATCTCTCCTATTCTGCTCACAGTGAATTCGCTTTCCTGAGGCATTTCAGCGGAAGTGTATAAAACTAGGTTGACTATTTTTGACATAGGTGAATTAATCCCTGCAGTTATACCTATGGTGAAGGCGCCAGCGTCTTTGGCTACTTGGGCAGATTTGTAAGTATCTCTGATAACCCCAGAATGACTGATAGCAATTACTACGTCATCTTTTTCAAGATTAGAAGCGACTATAACTTGCATATGTGGATCAGAATATGCAGTGGAAGCAAATCCCAAGGCAGCAAACTTTAACGAAGCATCCAAAGCTACGGGAAAAGATCTTCCTACCGCATAGAATAGTAATTTTTTGCTGTTAAGTATCATTTCGGATGCTCGATTAATTTTATCCCTGTCCGCTTGCCTTAGAATATCTGTTAAGGAGTTTACAGTCTTGTTGTAAATCATATCTACAAGATCTTTCGACTCTTTTAATTCAAGTGTAGGGGTACTCAACTCTCTTGCTAGTTCTAACTTAAA is a genomic window of Petrotoga sibirica DSM 13575 containing:
- a CDS encoding MurR/RpiR family transcriptional regulator, whose amino-acid sequence is MVTSKIKGIYNSLTDKEKQVAQYIIERPADVIHYSITELSNWAGTSETTIYRVLKKVGYSGYQKFKLELARELSTPTLELKESKDLVDMIYNKTVNSLTDILRQADRDKINRASEMILNSKKLLFYAVGRSFPVALDASLKFAALGFASTAYSDPHMQVIVASNLEKDDVVIAISHSGVIRDTYKSAQVAKDAGAFTIGITAGINSPMSKIVNLVLYTSAEMPQESEFTVSRIGEIFMVELLYNSVASKMSLKNKESRISQAMRTKRFS